Proteins co-encoded in one Erinaceus europaeus chromosome 2, mEriEur2.1, whole genome shotgun sequence genomic window:
- the POP4 gene encoding ribonuclease P protein subunit p29: MKSVIYHAFSQQEAKELDIKHSKSKRAEAFVKAFLKRSMPHLSQQAREDQLHRKAVVLEYFTRRKRKEKKKKSKGLSARQRRELRLFDIKPEQQKYSLFLPLHELWKQYIRDLCNGLKPDTQPQLIQAKLLKADLHGAIISVTKSKCPSYVGVTGILLQETKHIFKIITKEDRLKVIPKLNCVFTVDIDGFISYIYGSKFQLRSSERSAKKFKAKGTIDL, encoded by the exons ATGAAAA gtgtgATTTACCATGCCTTTTCTCAGCAAGAAGCAAAAGAACTGGATATTAAG CATTCAAAATCCAAGAGAGCTGAAGCCTTTGTGAAGGCCTTCCTGAAGCGCAGCATGCCCCACCTGAGCCAGCAAGCTCGAGAGGACCAGCTGCATCGCAAGGCTGTTGTTCTGGAGTACTTTACTCGCCGGAAgcgaaaggagaagaaaaaaaaatccaaaggccTTTCTGCCAGACAGAGACGGGAACTGCGGCTCTTTGACATTAAACCAGAACAGCAGAA ATACAGTCTTTTCCTCCCTCTACATGAACTTTGGAAACAATACATCCGGGACCTGTGTAATGGACTCAAGCCAGACAC GCAGCCACAGCTGATTCAAGCCAAACTATTAAAGGCAGATCTTCATGGAGCTATTATTTCAG TCACAAAATCCAAATGTCCTTCATATGTGGGTGTCACAGGAATCCTTCTGCAGGAGACAAAGCACATTTTCAAAATTATCACCAAAGAAGACCGCCTGAAAG ttatccCCAAGCTAAACTGTGTGTTCACTGTGGATATTGATGGCTTTATCTCCTACATTTATGGGAGCAAATTCCAGCTTCGGTCAAGTGAGCGGTCTGCAAAGAAGTTCAAAGCTAAGGGAACAATTGACCTGTGA